The sequence CCGAGACTGGACAATGAACCACCGACGATCCTGCTAGCAGAGCTAGCTTCTTCAGCGCTGCGGATTTTCTCAGCCTCTGGAATACCGAATTTGGTGAGGTATCCCCAAGCGGTAATATCTTCCAGATCAATAGAATCCTCGAGGTGGACGTTCCTTGCGGAGGCCACCGCCGCGAGCGCCAGGAGTGTCAGTGCCACGAACTTCATTTTGCCGATATTGAAGAACTATTAAGTTAACAAACTCTCGCTCTCTACGTATTTATAGTACAGATTTCcgattatttttaagattaaatCGTTAATAATGTgatatcatttgttttatcaaCAAAGACCTGGTACTTCAAATCCTGAGATTACAGATTAGGTGACTTTTATGTACATGCATTGTACATAAAAATTGATTGATTCCTTCCATTCATAGCCTAGATTTTGGACAACATCGTTGAAATCAGCTACTCAATACCTTAAtgtgtttttataacaaaaggGAAATcaatagtttataattattcatttaacTGGCCTGTCGTTGTCCACCAAACCGTTTTTTAGCTATTACTCCCGCACGATCTGTCGCCAAGCTCGCATGATGGGGGAAAATCAAGGTACcttattaaaatagaattttcaCATATTAAGTACTGTGTTTTAACTAATCCAAGCTCGTGATGAATAAATGGAGAAATGACCCAATCTCATTTTTACCTTTTATTACATATTcattacatatttctttaaCACATTTCATTGCGGATGTTGAAATAGTTAAATTGTGTTTAAGTAGTAAGTGATAAGTTTGACCAACGAAAATATGTTTAAGTAAGGTATGCTAGGTTAAGGGTTAAAGGTATCTTTcgtttataggtacttacggaattttcatattttgattAAGTGGAATTTGAATATCGGTATACCTACATTCAGAATAGGTGATTCTATTAGCGAAGGTGAGTTGCTATGCctaaaatgtaacaaattaggtagttatgtacatacatacgcAAGTGCAAAGTTTGGCATAGCATGAATATACAAACATTAACGATAAGAGCTTACCTATTTCAAAACATGAGTGTTAATTCGCTGATAAACCCAATACGAAAAGGTTTTTCCTAAATACTGATAAATACAGTGAAAGGTACCTATTATTGATCAATGAAAATGTAttgattaattatatattaaCTACTAGCTGTTCTCCGCGGATTGACCTGTGTTTGTGTCTAACAGGAACTAAATCCTGCATCTGGCTATAAAGCCATGGTTTCTGCCAGTGAAAGTGCCgttaaaatcggtccagccatgaCATAAATGAAGTAGTTGAATCAAATAGATAgacagtcaaaaataaaattgttttgatacATAAAATAGTAGGTAGCTCTTTGCAAGGTTTCACTCGCACTATAAGGGATAATTTAGCTTCCCAACAGAGTAagaatttttttaagaaatcggATCATGGTTTTCAGTTTTGAGGATAGatacaaaaaaagtttcctctttattgtatgAGTAAGAGGATGATGTCCGTATTAACAACTAAGCCCTAATGCATCATTTCaagcggatttttttatttacagcaaaCAGACGCACCcatgttatttatataataatatctttaaaCACTTTTACACGATGACTAGCACTTCAATGTAATAGCTTGgattaatatgtaattaattgttagataggcaaataaagataaattatttccTGTACTTGTTTTTTATGGTcctggctaagtaacagccgcacggtTCGACCGATCATAAGGTCAAGAAACGTTTGGCGAGGTCAATCCGTGGATGGGTGCCCAGTACCCATCTTGTCATGACCTGCTgtcatttggacatctttggcagttgctaagggtagtcaggagccagaaagtctgacaactaacCTTGCTAAGTGGTATCGGATAACCTGTCTACTGGGTTTGGGGTTGTTgtggaggttagataggcagtgactccatgtaaaacaaacTTAGCTTCCTCTCAGCTGAAAGCCGATCCTAAcacgggaaaaggctaggcagattataatgatgttgatgtattttattacaGTGTTGCTTTGCGTTTACTTCTTCAAGATTGGAAAGAATGAAAACCTTTGATATACGAGAAAAATCGGATATTTTATATACGATCGGAAAACTTAAAAGTTTGTCATAGTTAACATTAATTACTTGAAGGGAGGATACACTCTaagaactcccctatgtatttccttatgtacactctatgaactctatgtatttccttatgtacactctatgaactctatgtatttccttatgtacactctgtgAACTCCCCTATGATTTGCCTTATAtacactctatgaactcccctatgtatttccttatgtacactctatgaacacccctatgtatttccttatgtacactctatgaatTCCCCtttttatttccttatgtacattTTATGAATTCTCCTATGTATTTCGGCGGCTGAAACCGAGTGGAACATTCAGTAATAATAAGACCTAAATTTGATGTTTATCTGTTCTGGTTTCTTTGTACCTACCTGTATGACTATTCTTatcgttaaaattatattctaaaacCAAAGACTGTTATTGGGTCCCTATAATTATGATTAGCACTAATAGGTAGCATCATTTTCTATCTACCTAATCATGACTAATATTGCACACTGTTTATCATGAACCATCAGGTGCTATTATTGAGTTCAAATTCAGTAACgacttttgtaattattttgatgaattcTACGAAACTTTGTACATCTGCTAAACCGCATCATCCTAATGATTGCGCTAAGGACATTCGACGCTTGGCCCCAATACATGTGCGTTCACTATATGCGATTAGTCTACAAAAACAATGTCCAGGGGAGCAATGTAGGCAGTAACTGTAGGACCGGTAAAACTACCTTCTACtcaaatgaaaaatgttataatttaagTTGTTTATTGGATGGGCTCGTTGGCAGGACTGacaatttattgtaaaacacCTACTCTGtcttaattaaaagaaaataatttcaattgtaATCGTCGGATTACAATTGAAATTacagtattaaataatataaccaataaataaaaactattattatacagCCTCTACAGCACCAATTGAAAGTTGAAATTAATGACAATTGCTAAATTATTGATTTAATGAAcggaataataaaaatgttaatgtatttacagttttaatagatatttattacattaaacaGTTCAAAGGCGGTTGTTGATCCAGGTCATGAAAGAAGTTACTCTGGCGAATCCAGAGGGACTACTGCTTCCACACCCTCCTCCAAACGATGAAATACCAATCTGTAAAAAAAGGGAGAAATTAGAAAATCATTACTCTGTATTTGATGTTTGTCTCAACTGCTTCACTAGATAGCTTTTCGAGGTAATCTAACTCTCCCCATTGCGGAAAGTATACAAAATAGATAAATACTGGTACTGGTGCATTAGGTCCTACTTACCAAGAGTGGTCTGTTGTTTCGGACAACAATAAGAGGACCACCGGAGTCACCACTGCAGATGCCCTTGTTACCAGCACCGCTGGTGCATACGTTAGATGGTTGGATGATAGTGGGCCAGAGCGCGGCACACTCAGCATTGGGGATCACAGGTACGGCCACGAAGCTCAGCTGTTGATTAGCGGTTACTCCAGCTGTTTCGTCATAGacatatacactcttttgcaaaaaaaacgggcacctatgtgaaatcttagttttaaggactttaagtgtatttcaaagggttttaatgattgtaatatgtttctagcatcaaaagagttagccgagcatgcgtgtgagtgtattctaaatttgaattttgtacaattgctaagaaattgattaaaccttgttttggacgaattgctggcagaaagttcgtcggtgttttgaaatgtttttgaagtgattttcaggaaaatgataatgcagttttaattaatgattaatgtacttttttgttacatcaaaacatttttgaaaaactatgcgtatttgataaaatgttcaccCGCTTTAAATGGGCTaaactgatggttgatggcaatgttaagagtttcggtattttagtgtaaagcgttctattgtttagatattgtacccacgtgttttaaaatatcgctttttcataattaaacactatttagaagagtatcagtacctttggctgcgacaaaaccaatttaaagttagcagtgccgatcacaactcgtctcctatcggactttaacatttttaaaagtcttgaaattctacaaaatacagaaaatagcgcatagactgtgagcacgaggtcttaaggtctcgtaatcactgatttttaaacaacctcgtctcttgggaaactccgtagatcACTGAAGacctatgagtctgagcgttcaaatagcgtatCTTCATCCCAtggacattttaataaataaacttgcctacaatgagattttctggcatctacagcactttcctgattaaatcataacaataattggctatctgctcatttcttaagaaacatacgtttggccaataattttgaatttttgactccctttcagctaaatcgtcgtttagtaaaccgatacctatggagttatagagagcttcaacgcggcaataatttgacttttcagaTAGCTTCAACCCTCCGCaccatttttcatgtggttaattttaacatttatcacaaaattttgtatttttaaatgtcaaagtccgataggaggcgagttgtgatcggcactgcttactttaaattggttttgtcgcagccaaaggtactgatactcttctaaatagtgtttaattatgaaaaagcgatattttaaaatacgtgggtacaatatctaaacaatagaacgctttacactaaaataccgaaactcttaacattgccatcaaccatcagtatagcacATTTAGAGCGggtgaacattttatcaaatacgcatagtttttcaaaaatgttttgatctaacaaaaagtacattaatcattaattaaaactgcattatcattttcctgaaaatcattccaaaaacttttcaaaacaccgacgaactttctgccagcaattagtccaaaacaaggtttaaccaatttcatagcaattgtacaaaattcaaatttagaatacactctcacgcatgctcggctaactcttttgatgctagaaacatattacaatcattaaaaccctttgaaatacacgtaaagtccttaaaactaagatttcgcataggtgcccgctttttttgcaaaagagtttattttaatttgtaaaccCAAACTCTATTAAGTAagaaatataatacaattatgaataaaaatcaCTTACACGACGGGGTAAACCCAAAACCTGATACAATCGCTGTGTCACCAACAAAGTTTTCATTGAGCTGATTTCCAGAAGGTAGAGCGATAGGAGCGAGGATGCCTGGTGACAAATTGTTAGAAAATTAATGTGAGTCACAATCATGAAAGCTTTTGCACGTAACACGGTAAAAAAAAAGCTGTTAATTATGTAGCTTAACAATTACAGATATAAATTTTTAACACAAAGCTAAGGGATTTTTGGGTTAAAGAAGTATTTTTCGAAATTTAaacttttgtaatttgtttcCAATACTCACTGGAACTGCTTACGGCCGATGGTAAGTTGATCATAGCTACGTCATTTAAGATGATAGAGGGTGTCCAATTCTCATGCAGAACGAAGTTAGAGGTAACAATTCTAGTGCCACCGGTGAAAATAGTGATTGACCCAAGCACGACATTAATTCTTGTCACGAATGCAACGCCATCATCCAAGTTGTGAGCCGCGGTAAGTACTCTCGTTGGAGATACTAGAACAGCACTCGACAAAGAGACACGATTTGGCAGCTCAACGAGAAGACCAacctaaaaatttaaaatattatgaaaaatgtttttcaaaaccAACGTAAATATATGAAACATGACAATAACAATGCAGGTTCTGTAATAGACTTGAGATACATGAATAATTACACCA is a genomic window of Helicoverpa armigera isolate CAAS_96S chromosome 16, ASM3070526v1, whole genome shotgun sequence containing:
- the LOC110384488 gene encoding brachyurin, whose amino-acid sequence is MKFSALSLFCLLAVACARHITLEDVIDLEKNTAYGYIDRIGVPLAEKVRKAEEEAQRNPSRIAGGSLAFLGQFPYQVGLLVELPNRVSLSSAVLVSPTRVLTAAHNLDDGVAFVTRINVVLGSITIFTGGTRIVTSNFVLHENWTPSIILNDVAMINLPSAVSSSSILAPIALPSGNQLNENFVGDTAIVSGFGFTPSSGVTANQQLSFVAVPVIPNAECAALWPTIIQPSNVCTSGAGNKGICSGDSGGPLIVVRNNRPLLIGISSFGGGCGSSSPSGFARVTSFMTWINNRL